One segment of Synechococcus sp. A15-24 DNA contains the following:
- the carB gene encoding carbamoyl-phosphate synthase large subunit, translating to MPRRTDLRRILLLGSGPIVIGQACEFDYSGTQACKALRSEGYEVILVNSNPASIMTDPEMADRTYIEPLTPDVVTLVIEQERPDALLPTMGGQTALNLAVTLAENGTLERYGVELIGADLQAIQKAEDRLLFKQAMERIGVQVCPSGIASTLEEAEAVGAAIGSFPRIIRPAFTLGGSGGGIAYNPEEYAAICKSGLEASPVSQILIEQSLLGWKEFELEVMRDQADNVVIVCSIENLDPMGVHTGDSITVAPAQTLTDREYQRLRDQSIAIIREIGVATGGSNIQFAINPDNGDVVVIEMNPRVSRSSALASKATGFPIAKIAARLAIGYTLDEILNDITGKTPACFEPTIDYVVTKIPRFAFEKFRGSPAVLTTSMKSVGEAMAIGRSFEESFQKAMRSLETGYAGWGGDRPEPELSEADIDRLLRTPSPERILCVRSAMLRGRSDAEIHRISSIDSWFLAKLRRILDAEQQLLRGRQLGDLYAPELLELKQLGFSDRQIAWQTDNDELSVRRHRHGHGIRAVFKTVDTCAAEFASTTPYHYSTYERSIQQLNSDGSLTTLPPASEVSNNSSGRKVMILGGGPNRIGQGIEFDYCCCHASFAAQDAGITSVMVNSNPETVSTDYDTSDSLYFEPLTLEDVLNVIEVEQPDGVVVQFGGQTPLKLAIPLLNWLNSEEGRTTGSQIWGTSPESIDRAEDREQFEAILSQLEIRQPRHGLARSEAEARDVATRVGYPVVVRPSYVLGGRAMEVVFDEQELNRYMLEAVQVEPDHPVLIDQYLENAVEVDVDALCDHEGNVVIGGLMEHIEPAGIHSGDSACCLPAVSLGEGALGTIREWSRDLALALKVQGLINLQFAVQRNAEGEEVVYIIEANPRASRTVPFVAKATGQPLARIATRLMAGETLQQVGLTTEPQPPLQTIKEAVLPFRRFPGTDTVLGPEMRSTGEVMGSADSFGMAYAKAELGAGEALPTTGTVFLSTHNRDKPALVPVAERLAELGFALIATSGTADVLTKEGLTVNAVLKVHEGRPNIEDMIRSNQVQLVINTPIGRQAAHDDKYLRRAALDYAVPTVTTLAGARAAVEAIATLQSQPTLSINALQDVHGTRR from the coding sequence ATGCCTCGGAGGACCGATCTGCGGCGCATCCTTCTGCTGGGCTCCGGTCCGATAGTGATCGGACAAGCCTGTGAATTCGACTATTCCGGAACCCAGGCCTGCAAAGCATTGCGCTCTGAGGGGTACGAGGTGATCCTCGTTAACTCCAACCCGGCTTCGATCATGACCGATCCGGAGATGGCGGATCGGACCTACATCGAACCTCTGACGCCTGATGTCGTCACCCTGGTGATCGAACAGGAACGTCCGGATGCACTGCTACCCACCATGGGCGGGCAGACCGCCTTGAACCTAGCCGTCACTCTGGCGGAAAACGGCACCCTGGAGCGTTACGGGGTTGAGCTGATCGGTGCCGATCTCCAGGCCATCCAGAAAGCGGAGGACCGTCTGCTGTTCAAGCAGGCGATGGAACGTATCGGGGTGCAGGTCTGCCCATCCGGCATCGCCTCCACCCTGGAAGAAGCTGAAGCAGTGGGAGCCGCCATCGGCAGCTTCCCGAGAATCATCCGACCAGCCTTCACCTTGGGGGGAAGTGGAGGAGGGATCGCATACAACCCTGAGGAGTACGCCGCCATCTGCAAAAGCGGTCTGGAAGCCAGTCCTGTCTCCCAGATCCTGATCGAACAGTCCTTGCTGGGTTGGAAGGAATTTGAACTCGAGGTGATGCGCGATCAGGCGGACAACGTCGTGATCGTCTGCAGCATCGAAAACTTAGATCCGATGGGCGTTCATACGGGCGACTCCATCACGGTGGCTCCGGCACAGACGCTGACGGATCGGGAGTATCAGCGACTGCGGGACCAATCGATCGCGATCATCCGCGAAATCGGCGTTGCCACCGGAGGCAGCAACATCCAGTTCGCCATCAACCCCGACAACGGCGATGTGGTGGTGATCGAAATGAATCCAAGGGTGAGCCGGTCCTCGGCCTTAGCCAGCAAAGCCACCGGATTCCCGATCGCCAAAATCGCCGCTCGGTTGGCCATCGGCTACACGCTCGACGAGATCCTCAACGACATCACCGGTAAGACACCGGCCTGTTTTGAGCCCACCATTGATTACGTGGTCACCAAGATTCCACGGTTCGCCTTTGAAAAATTCAGGGGCAGCCCGGCGGTGCTCACCACATCGATGAAATCGGTGGGAGAAGCGATGGCCATCGGCCGCAGCTTCGAGGAATCCTTTCAGAAAGCGATGCGTTCCCTGGAAACCGGTTATGCCGGATGGGGTGGGGACAGACCGGAACCGGAGCTAAGTGAAGCCGATATCGATCGCCTTCTGCGCACCCCATCACCGGAGCGGATTCTCTGCGTCCGCAGCGCCATGCTGCGTGGTCGGTCCGATGCTGAGATTCACCGGATTAGTAGCATTGATTCCTGGTTCCTGGCCAAGCTGCGACGCATCCTCGACGCTGAGCAACAGCTGCTGCGCGGTCGGCAGCTGGGCGACCTGTACGCTCCGGAGTTGCTTGAACTCAAGCAACTCGGCTTTTCGGATCGCCAGATCGCCTGGCAAACCGATAACGATGAATTGAGTGTTCGGCGTCATCGCCATGGCCACGGGATCCGAGCCGTGTTCAAAACCGTTGACACCTGTGCGGCTGAATTCGCATCCACCACGCCGTATCACTACTCGACCTACGAGCGCTCGATCCAACAGCTGAACAGCGATGGAAGCCTCACAACGCTCCCCCCCGCCAGCGAAGTGAGCAATAACAGCAGCGGGCGCAAGGTGATGATTCTTGGGGGCGGGCCCAATCGGATTGGCCAGGGGATCGAATTCGACTACTGCTGCTGCCATGCTTCCTTCGCCGCTCAAGACGCCGGCATCACATCGGTGATGGTGAACAGCAACCCGGAGACCGTCTCGACGGACTACGACACCAGCGACAGCCTCTATTTCGAGCCCCTCACCCTCGAGGATGTCCTCAATGTGATAGAGGTCGAGCAACCGGACGGCGTGGTGGTCCAGTTCGGGGGGCAGACCCCGTTGAAACTGGCGATCCCCCTGCTGAACTGGCTCAACTCCGAGGAAGGTCGTACCACGGGGTCCCAGATCTGGGGCACGTCACCGGAGTCGATCGACCGTGCTGAAGATCGCGAGCAGTTCGAAGCGATCCTGAGCCAACTGGAGATTCGCCAACCTCGGCATGGCCTGGCCCGCAGTGAGGCGGAAGCCCGAGATGTGGCGACCCGCGTGGGCTATCCGGTGGTGGTCCGCCCGTCCTATGTGCTGGGTGGTCGCGCCATGGAGGTGGTCTTCGACGAACAGGAGCTCAATCGCTACATGTTGGAGGCGGTTCAGGTGGAACCCGACCATCCGGTGCTGATCGACCAGTACCTGGAAAATGCGGTTGAGGTGGACGTCGATGCGCTCTGCGACCACGAGGGCAACGTGGTCATCGGCGGCCTGATGGAACACATCGAGCCGGCGGGCATCCATTCCGGTGATTCCGCCTGCTGCCTTCCCGCCGTTTCTCTTGGAGAGGGAGCCCTCGGCACGATCCGTGAGTGGAGCCGGGACCTGGCCCTCGCGTTGAAGGTGCAGGGGCTGATCAACCTCCAGTTCGCCGTTCAACGGAACGCCGAGGGTGAGGAAGTCGTTTACATCATCGAAGCCAATCCGCGGGCGTCCCGCACGGTGCCGTTCGTGGCCAAGGCCACCGGTCAGCCCCTGGCTCGCATCGCGACCCGTCTGATGGCTGGCGAAACGCTGCAACAGGTTGGGTTGACGACAGAACCCCAACCACCCCTGCAAACGATCAAGGAAGCCGTGCTGCCGTTCAGACGCTTCCCTGGTACAGACACAGTGCTGGGCCCGGAAATGCGCTCCACCGGTGAGGTGATGGGGTCAGCCGACAGTTTCGGGATGGCCTACGCCAAGGCTGAACTGGGCGCCGGCGAAGCACTCCCCACCACCGGCACGGTGTTTCTGTCGACCCATAACCGTGACAAGCCAGCTCTGGTTCCTGTGGCTGAACGACTTGCCGAATTGGGCTTCGCTCTGATCGCCACCTCAGGCACCGCTGATGTTCTGACCAAGGAGGGGCTGACGGTGAACGCTGTGCTGAAGGTGCATGAGGGTCGCCCCAACATCGAGGACATGATCCGGTCCAATCAGGTGCAGCTGGTGATCAACACCCCCATCGGCCGCCAGGCCGCCCATGACGACAAATACTTGCG